In one window of Spartinivicinus marinus DNA:
- a CDS encoding anti-phage dCTP deaminase, translating to MEQAKISSEIVTEKKSKTPYEQIGERFSKEIIIALCGAIGSGVKEADETLERTLQKNHEYETQRIKLSDLIRQYAPSKANLEKLDGFEYYDKLQDAGDQLRKTKGNHFLAELAIGNIAIIRQDNNKNPNEHRVAYIINQIKNPDEIDLLRLVYPNNFYLIGIIRTEADRKRALEDSGIKDSNDINKLINKDKLQKESYSQRIVDCIYKSDFIIDNTNNNTVVENLIHRFLALVHGKNNITPTLDEVGMHEAYSASLNSSCLSRQVGAAIMDSDGNIVSHGFNDVPKFNGGLYSSYFHDQQEDNRCFNYRNKICHNDQHKQNIKKDISKIIKKEFELDDDRSNSIAEKIYKESKLKDLTEFSRAVHAEMAAIVHISRSLNKTAQNSSLYCTTYPCHSCARHIVCAGIKEVIYLEPYEKSLASKLHADSIICSSESHSNKVIFRSFSGVSPRRYFAFFSMKGNRKDEVTGKFKEIDLRNASQVEKQFLDGYTDYENKVLKHLEDVHNIKPKIKN from the coding sequence ATGGAACAAGCTAAAATAAGCTCAGAAATCGTAACAGAGAAAAAGTCAAAAACACCATACGAACAAATAGGTGAACGATTTTCTAAGGAAATTATTATTGCACTCTGTGGTGCAATAGGCTCAGGAGTTAAAGAGGCTGATGAGACTTTAGAGCGTACTTTACAAAAAAATCATGAGTATGAAACCCAAAGGATAAAGCTGAGCGATCTTATTCGCCAGTACGCCCCAAGTAAAGCTAACCTTGAAAAATTAGATGGTTTTGAGTATTACGATAAACTACAAGATGCTGGTGACCAACTTCGAAAAACTAAAGGAAATCACTTTTTAGCAGAGCTAGCAATCGGTAATATTGCAATAATCAGGCAAGATAACAATAAAAATCCAAATGAACATAGGGTTGCTTACATTATCAACCAAATTAAAAATCCTGATGAAATTGATCTCTTAAGACTTGTATACCCTAACAATTTTTATTTGATCGGTATCATAAGAACAGAGGCTGATAGAAAAAGAGCTTTAGAAGATTCTGGAATTAAAGACTCAAATGATATTAACAAATTAATCAACAAAGACAAACTACAAAAGGAATCATATAGCCAACGAATTGTTGACTGTATTTATAAGTCCGACTTTATAATTGATAATACAAACAATAATACTGTCGTAGAAAATCTTATTCACCGTTTTTTAGCCTTAGTTCATGGAAAAAATAATATAACTCCTACTTTAGATGAAGTTGGAATGCATGAAGCCTACAGCGCATCATTAAACTCATCATGCTTATCTAGGCAAGTTGGAGCAGCAATTATGGATAGTGATGGTAATATAGTATCACATGGGTTTAACGATGTTCCAAAATTCAATGGAGGATTATATTCATCATATTTTCATGACCAACAAGAAGACAATCGATGCTTTAACTACCGAAACAAAATTTGTCACAATGACCAACACAAACAAAATATAAAAAAAGATATCAGCAAAATAATTAAGAAAGAATTTGAGTTAGATGATGACAGATCGAATTCAATTGCAGAAAAAATATATAAAGAATCAAAACTGAAAGATTTAACTGAGTTTTCAAGAGCAGTACATGCTGAAATGGCTGCAATAGTCCATATTTCTCGAAGCTTAAATAAAACAGCACAAAACTCATCTCTATACTGCACAACTTATCCTTGTCATTCTTGTGCAAGACATATTGTATGTGCAGGTATTAAAGAGGTAATTTATCTGGAGCCTTATGAAAAAAGCTTAGCCTCCAAACTTCATGCAGACTCTATAATTTGCTCTTCTGAGAGCCATAGTAATAAAGTTATTTTTCGGTCTTTTAGTGGTGTATCCCCAAGAAGATATTTTGCTTTTTTTTCTATGAAAGGAAATAGGAAAGATGAAGTAACTGGAAAATTTAAAGAAATTGACCTACGAAATGCTTCTCAAGTTGAAAAGCAATTCTTAGATGGTTATACAGACTATGAGAATAAAGTTTTGAAACACCTGGAAGACGTACACAATATAAAGCCTAAAATCAAAAATTAG
- a CDS encoding RNA recognition motif domain-containing protein encodes MKMYVGNLSYSVTADDLKEAFSAYGTVATVDLITDRDSGQSKGFGFVEMENNSEADAAIKGMNGSSLQGRNIKVNQAQPKTNSRPQRRRY; translated from the coding sequence ATGAAAATGTACGTTGGCAACCTGTCTTATAGTGTAACAGCCGATGATTTGAAAGAAGCTTTTTCAGCTTATGGTACTGTAGCGACTGTGGACCTTATTACTGATCGTGACTCAGGTCAGTCTAAAGGGTTTGGTTTTGTTGAAATGGAGAATAACTCTGAAGCGGATGCAGCCATCAAAGGAATGAACGGAAGTTCTTTGCAAGGTCGTAATATCAAAGTTAATCAAGCGCAGCCTAAAACTAATAGTCGTCCTCAACGTAGAAGGTATTAA
- a CDS encoding DUF4234 domain-containing protein has translation MSVDQTPYAVPNADLETSSTKIGDFSQLPRFSAWWVFLLSVITFGIYYYIWMYKRTVVINRICDRKIAPWLSNTVISLFIVNTLLSFYVGAVGETVDPAVDLVSLVMTVAATILGLVWIYAIRNRLHEVGNIAKGSKYWIGGILTFFFTSIYLQYKINQVIDDSQ, from the coding sequence ATGAGTGTTGATCAAACCCCATACGCAGTTCCAAATGCAGATTTAGAAACCAGTTCTACCAAAATTGGTGACTTCTCTCAGTTACCAAGGTTTAGTGCTTGGTGGGTGTTTTTGTTATCCGTTATTACATTTGGTATTTACTATTATATTTGGATGTATAAACGTACAGTAGTTATAAATAGAATTTGCGACAGAAAAATAGCGCCATGGTTGTCAAATACAGTAATTTCCTTATTTATAGTAAATACCTTGCTTAGTTTTTATGTGGGTGCTGTTGGAGAGACAGTTGATCCTGCTGTGGACCTGGTGTCTCTCGTAATGACTGTTGCTGCAACCATATTGGGGTTAGTGTGGATATATGCAATAAGGAATAGATTGCATGAAGTTGGAAATATAGCTAAAGGTAGTAAATACTGGATAGGTGGAATATTAACCTTCTTTTTCACCTCTATTTATCTGCAATATAAAATTAACCAAGTAATCGATGATAGCCAGTAG
- a CDS encoding tyrosine-type recombinase/integrase has product MNDIEEIIKNIEVPSGLELRVLKSTVSCRIYFSYKGVKCRETISCRKIPKIETPTHKKHFASDIKKDIAYADSKRGSIIYEIQRRTFKYSNHFPDSKRCTLFGETYHDSVTVGDLLEEYLQKVDKLKERSTARNYKKAITGQLMPYFRDTPVQELKPKHIREWMYNKSLSCKRKTIVNNLIPLKQILKQAVADKVILRSPLDDIDIDQEIVKEARESEYECDPFNIQEIEQILSHMDGQVRNIFTTAFFTGMRTSELIGLTWEKVHFREGYILVDQAKVDGVMKGTKTGKKGIRKVIMLEPVVKALEDQANYTLNQDAFVFHHPTQNKPWANDKQLRMTGWMPAIKRSGVRYRNPYQTRHSYACLMIAQNENLFWLAGQLGHRGIEMLNRHYGAFIEQSGERYRPKQGFAGVTAKLF; this is encoded by the coding sequence ATGAATGACATCGAAGAAATCATCAAAAATATCGAAGTTCCATCAGGACTGGAGCTTCGAGTTCTTAAATCTACCGTCAGTTGCAGGATTTATTTTTCATACAAAGGAGTCAAATGCCGCGAAACTATTTCCTGTAGAAAAATTCCTAAGATTGAAACACCAACTCATAAGAAACATTTTGCCAGCGATATCAAGAAAGATATTGCCTATGCTGACAGTAAGCGAGGGTCAATAATATACGAAATTCAGCGTCGAACATTTAAATACTCCAACCACTTTCCTGACTCAAAGCGATGCACCCTATTCGGTGAAACATACCATGACAGTGTTACTGTAGGAGACTTGCTGGAAGAGTACTTGCAAAAAGTTGATAAGCTTAAGGAGAGAAGTACAGCTCGAAATTACAAGAAAGCTATTACAGGTCAACTTATGCCCTACTTCCGTGATACGCCAGTTCAGGAGCTAAAGCCAAAACACATAAGGGAATGGATGTATAACAAAAGCTTGTCATGTAAACGCAAAACAATTGTTAACAACCTAATCCCCCTTAAGCAAATACTTAAGCAGGCAGTAGCAGATAAAGTCATTCTCCGAAGTCCCCTAGATGACATCGATATTGACCAGGAGATAGTCAAGGAGGCCAGAGAGAGTGAGTATGAATGCGACCCATTCAATATTCAGGAAATTGAGCAAATCTTATCCCATATGGATGGCCAGGTTAGAAATATTTTTACAACAGCCTTCTTTACTGGCATGCGTACGAGCGAACTGATTGGGCTTACTTGGGAAAAAGTACACTTTAGAGAAGGCTATATTCTGGTAGACCAGGCTAAAGTTGATGGTGTTATGAAAGGCACCAAAACTGGCAAGAAAGGCATCCGCAAGGTGATCATGTTAGAACCTGTGGTCAAAGCTCTGGAGGACCAGGCTAACTACACTCTTAACCAAGATGCCTTTGTATTCCACCACCCTACCCAAAATAAGCCATGGGCAAATGATAAGCAGTTAAGGATGACAGGCTGGATGCCAGCTATTAAAAGGTCAGGTGTGCGATATAGAAACCCTTACCAAACCAGGCATAGCTATGCTTGTCTTATGATTGCTCAAAATGAAAACCTATTCTGGCTTGCTGGACAGCTTGGTCACCGGGGTATAGAAATGCTCAACAGGCACTATGGCGCATTTATTGAGCAAAGTGGAGAAAGGTATCGGCCAAAGCAGGGGTTCGCAGGTGTTACAGCAAAATTATTTTAA
- the rdgC gene encoding recombination-associated protein RdgC has protein sequence MYEDATVYQLKTNADYVVEMLLGGFGEAAFKPCGKYEELSYGFVPVKKGDYLITRKKQALFRVKLEKKILSPAVLRKHVVEAVEDHKDLTGERLSKQQVEDLKQEIRTGLLPRTPTITTVVEAYIDTERGCLVVNNHDKDANKILIQLFMQALGSSSRAITLDTVAA, from the coding sequence ATGTATGAAGACGCAACTGTATATCAGTTAAAAACCAATGCTGATTATGTCGTAGAAATGTTATTAGGTGGGTTTGGAGAAGCTGCGTTTAAACCCTGTGGTAAATATGAAGAATTAAGCTACGGATTTGTACCAGTTAAAAAAGGCGATTATTTAATTACTCGTAAGAAGCAAGCATTGTTCAGAGTTAAATTAGAGAAAAAAATATTATCACCTGCTGTTTTAAGGAAGCATGTGGTTGAAGCAGTTGAAGATCATAAAGACCTGACTGGCGAACGGCTGTCAAAGCAGCAAGTTGAAGACTTGAAGCAGGAAATTAGAACCGGGCTACTTCCTCGGACACCAACGATAACTACAGTGGTTGAAGCGTACATTGATACTGAACGAGGCTGTTTAGTAGTTAACAATCATGATAAAGATGCCAATAAGATTTTGATACAGTTATTTATGCAAGCGCTGGGTAGTAGTTCAAGAGCTATTACGTTAGATACGGTGGCGGCATGA
- a CDS encoding helix-turn-helix transcriptional regulator, with the protein MDGNTITDGTWNAHLENPYLAPRETLYCLGLLSGKTDKTIARDHDIEPQSVSSRIKNVHYKLKTANRAHLVAELIRLKIVTLNVSPMVMMLLAVFVVNSVPLLVNDNPDKPRQVRIVQRTGRRPEYLPLDNNIKGDELCMKTQLYIS; encoded by the coding sequence ATGGACGGCAACACTATCACAGACGGAACTTGGAATGCTCACTTAGAAAATCCGTATCTAGCTCCACGCGAAACATTGTACTGCTTAGGGCTTCTATCCGGTAAGACTGATAAGACAATTGCTCGTGATCATGATATTGAACCTCAGTCAGTGAGCAGCAGAATAAAAAACGTACATTACAAGCTTAAAACTGCTAATCGAGCGCACCTGGTAGCCGAGTTAATACGGCTAAAAATCGTCACACTTAATGTTTCACCGATGGTGATGATGTTATTGGCTGTATTTGTTGTGAATAGCGTGCCTTTGCTAGTGAATGATAACCCTGATAAACCCCGGCAAGTCCGCATAGTACAACGGACTGGAAGACGGCCAGAGTATTTGCCGTTAGATAATAATATAAAAGGAGACGAGCTATGTATGAAGACGCAACTGTATATCAGTTAA